From Candidatus Amoebophilus asiaticus 5a2, the proteins below share one genomic window:
- a CDS encoding COG1361 family protein, translated as MLTKLKNLKGYLILSYLLSLFPILNTVSCRCDNGEMGGSGGLTMEVNPRNLMGDATKTTISFQLAQPDKMADLEKFKLKVSLEKQEGGIASHLHYADAENEIKKAKEIIETLTHFTKSASLDDYRTSFQVDLKLVPDMETTELKYRLELFSEQGELVDGTDLSWNAYKELRFTQETPNKIQGDNKDIKLKLYNPNANSISAGQLKLVINRTEGSQATIEGAAPTADEGKYEIVLASIAGNQELEKTLTINAKKDLKASFTIQLYYQEKAQGNPVTVSWEQGMLLNLGIERKKGNSRVLTCNIENNGTVSAKGIKLQYVGKTEGVKLQGKTLIKDKVEKKDLGDIAVGAKGIHTELKELDFGTNSSVDIEFTLVYEGGQTTPKLYTFTPLNVDLRIDKLHYDPTEGYIIYTIRNNGNDVAEKVKIKYTNIGEDNEGKEVTLKEIKEKKEVVTQEVTIAPNTSTEERRLLVDFKKADKATFEFGVLYNGKPINQATEIKTLEAKEVAMKLVSKDTATGNILLTGSNRMLNFTIEAPTGRHSDNIDLKHVWIDIKSNSNSFLSKSPVSKHKLDTLTSVNIGKIGNTISLYVKPEEAKEAQFDLFLYYKKTQQGMPLHIDWQEDQLEIKNLHSLVLVGNNEASFTLSNAVGPVNPKEFIIELSSDKDTQFSLIELNEKLPRSPSLEAINKICKYATSNNRPIRRLDTLIGDDEVAKNTPTAPIRFKLNKAIDRIDEDKVTVTVKRGDIELAKQSVVWKAEGVSLQVTEQKNTRLEDNAKLEIPIKNVGRAVPMDEIRIEIIHGKGVCYKLGNVSEDNINTTLDKVLGKSGSSKLKQKDKVMTLNMEGKLSQEQYTANLTLKIYHKNDPEHIYIKEFTWINKQLFEQTLKRLEQEVNSLRVAFNKIDKNTYLSLQYDDSLRVNYAEWGKKAQELTVYKHKATRIQEKAANLIGRLDPKIQTEERDKVETKIIEVAEKIKTDVDEYISSESQKVLEHDVTAILGKVKDDLHKFTVQKSKFEQIVMGDIKVDEAIAEDATQFLKNVVSIGNSKIIEQVSEGLLNNISNLISNDKESIKEQIVQVRYKCQDITQQFEVFQNNAIKVVSAIAGKFKDTIKKLIEEVELDSERLGIVSVEISEYFGDEQTSFLKSIDDKVRRNKVILNIENLFSKPEEKTKEVSSKVAILGELVNQINLQPHISSNEFDNPEEEISKHIQQMYKSIRTLDSMSEKTAEAILVKAEQALQMMNQEIQTTEYALKDMQEIIQAAEQICFLIGRSYRVNDKKHIQGRALEAANNFVDIMNQLNEKKQVHK; from the coding sequence ATGTTAACCAAATTAAAAAATTTAAAGGGTTATCTTATTCTAAGCTATTTATTGAGCTTGTTCCCTATCTTAAACACTGTTTCTTGCCGATGTGATAATGGTGAAATGGGAGGAAGTGGCGGTTTGACTATGGAAGTAAATCCTCGTAATCTCATGGGGGATGCTACAAAAACAACAATTTCCTTTCAGTTAGCACAGCCTGATAAAATGGCTGATTTAGAAAAATTTAAACTAAAGGTTAGCCTTGAAAAGCAGGAAGGGGGTATAGCTTCTCATTTACATTATGCGGATGCTGAAAATGAAATTAAAAAAGCAAAGGAAATAATAGAAACATTAACTCATTTTACAAAAAGCGCTAGTTTAGATGATTACAGGACATCCTTTCAAGTAGATTTGAAACTAGTGCCTGATATGGAAACTACAGAATTAAAATATAGGCTTGAGTTGTTCAGTGAGCAAGGTGAGTTAGTGGACGGTACTGATTTAAGCTGGAATGCTTATAAGGAACTTAGATTTACACAGGAGACTCCCAATAAAATACAAGGTGATAACAAAGATATCAAATTAAAATTATATAATCCTAACGCTAATTCTATTAGCGCGGGCCAGCTTAAATTAGTTATAAATAGAACTGAGGGTTCTCAAGCTACAATAGAAGGCGCTGCACCGACTGCAGATGAGGGAAAATATGAAATAGTGTTGGCATCAATAGCAGGTAATCAGGAATTAGAAAAAACTTTAACTATAAACGCTAAAAAAGATCTTAAAGCTAGCTTTACCATTCAACTATACTACCAAGAAAAAGCACAAGGTAATCCTGTTACAGTAAGTTGGGAGCAAGGTATGTTGCTTAATTTAGGTATAGAACGTAAGAAAGGAAACTCACGTGTACTTACATGCAACATAGAAAATAATGGTACTGTATCTGCTAAGGGAATAAAGCTACAATACGTTGGAAAAACCGAGGGCGTCAAGTTGCAAGGAAAGACCCTTATAAAAGATAAAGTTGAAAAAAAAGATCTAGGAGACATAGCTGTGGGAGCCAAAGGAATACATACAGAGCTAAAAGAATTAGACTTTGGTACCAATTCAAGTGTAGATATTGAATTTACGCTGGTTTATGAGGGAGGGCAAACTACTCCGAAATTGTATACTTTTACACCTTTAAATGTGGACCTAAGAATAGATAAACTGCATTATGATCCTACTGAGGGGTATATTATATATACTATTAGAAATAATGGTAATGATGTAGCTGAAAAAGTAAAGATAAAATACACCAATATAGGTGAAGATAATGAGGGGAAAGAGGTTACATTAAAAGAAATAAAAGAAAAGAAAGAAGTTGTGACTCAGGAAGTAACCATAGCTCCTAATACTTCAACAGAGGAAAGACGTCTTTTAGTAGATTTTAAGAAGGCAGACAAGGCAACTTTTGAATTCGGAGTACTGTATAATGGTAAACCCATTAATCAGGCAACAGAAATAAAGACTTTGGAAGCAAAAGAGGTTGCAATGAAGTTAGTGTCTAAAGATACTGCAACAGGCAACATTTTATTAACAGGATCTAATCGTATGCTAAATTTCACTATAGAAGCGCCAACCGGTAGGCATTCAGACAATATAGACCTCAAGCATGTATGGATAGATATAAAAAGTAACAGTAATAGCTTCCTTTCAAAATCTCCTGTAAGTAAACACAAGCTTGATACCTTAACGAGTGTTAATATAGGTAAAATAGGAAATACAATATCACTTTATGTAAAGCCAGAAGAAGCAAAAGAAGCTCAGTTCGACTTATTCCTTTATTATAAAAAGACACAGCAAGGAATGCCTCTTCATATAGATTGGCAAGAGGATCAATTAGAAATAAAAAACTTACATTCGCTTGTACTTGTAGGTAATAATGAAGCCAGCTTTACACTTTCTAATGCTGTAGGGCCTGTAAATCCCAAGGAGTTTATAATAGAACTAAGTAGTGATAAAGATACTCAGTTTAGCCTTATTGAATTAAATGAAAAACTGCCTCGTAGTCCTAGTTTAGAAGCAATAAATAAAATATGTAAATACGCTACATCAAACAATAGGCCTATAAGACGCTTAGATACGTTAATTGGGGATGACGAAGTAGCTAAAAATACCCCCACCGCACCCATTCGATTTAAATTAAATAAGGCTATAGATCGTATTGATGAGGACAAAGTCACTGTTACGGTAAAACGTGGTGATATAGAGTTGGCTAAACAGTCAGTAGTTTGGAAGGCAGAGGGAGTTAGTTTACAGGTTACAGAACAAAAAAACACAAGGTTGGAAGATAATGCAAAGCTTGAGATACCTATCAAAAATGTAGGCCGAGCTGTACCAATGGACGAAATACGTATCGAAATCATTCATGGTAAAGGAGTTTGCTATAAGTTAGGAAATGTTAGCGAAGATAATATTAATACTACATTAGATAAGGTACTAGGGAAAAGTGGTTCTTCAAAACTTAAACAAAAGGATAAAGTCATGACTTTAAATATGGAAGGTAAATTATCTCAAGAACAATATACAGCTAACCTTACGCTAAAAATATACCATAAGAATGACCCTGAACATATATATATTAAAGAGTTTACGTGGATTAATAAGCAACTGTTTGAGCAAACGCTTAAGAGACTTGAACAAGAAGTTAATAGTTTAAGAGTAGCGTTTAATAAAATTGACAAGAATACCTACTTATCATTGCAATATGATGATAGCCTTAGAGTAAACTATGCAGAATGGGGTAAGAAAGCGCAGGAGCTTACTGTATATAAACATAAAGCCACGCGTATTCAAGAAAAAGCTGCGAATTTAATAGGTAGGCTTGACCCTAAAATACAAACTGAGGAAAGAGATAAAGTGGAAACTAAAATTATAGAAGTTGCCGAGAAGATTAAAACTGATGTGGATGAGTATATTTCAAGTGAGTCTCAAAAAGTACTGGAACACGACGTTACTGCAATTCTAGGAAAAGTTAAGGATGATCTTCATAAGTTTACTGTTCAAAAATCTAAGTTTGAACAAATCGTTATGGGAGATATTAAAGTTGATGAGGCAATAGCAGAAGACGCTACACAATTCTTAAAAAATGTTGTTTCTATTGGTAATAGTAAGATAATAGAACAAGTTAGTGAAGGATTACTTAATAATATTAGCAATTTAATTAGTAATGATAAAGAGTCTATTAAGGAACAAATTGTTCAAGTAAGGTACAAATGCCAAGATATTACTCAACAATTTGAAGTATTTCAAAACAACGCTATAAAAGTTGTAAGTGCAATAGCTGGAAAATTTAAAGATACAATTAAAAAGCTTATAGAAGAAGTAGAGCTAGATTCTGAGCGGCTAGGAATTGTAAGTGTAGAGATTAGTGAATACTTTGGAGATGAGCAGACTTCTTTTTTAAAATCTATTGATGATAAGGTTAGACGAAACAAGGTTATACTAAACATTGAGAATTTATTTTCTAAACCTGAAGAAAAAACTAAAGAGGTTTCCTCTAAAGTTGCAATACTTGGTGAACTTGTTAATCAAATTAATTTACAACCACATATTAGTTCCAACGAATTTGATAATCCTGAAGAGGAAATTAGTAAACATATTCAACAAATGTATAAATCTATACGTACACTAGACAGTATGAGTGAGAAAACTGCTGAAGCTATACTGGTAAAAGCTGAACAAGCGCTGCAGATGATGAATCAAGAAATTCAGACTACAGAGTATGCACTTAAAGATATGCAAGAAATCATTCAAGCTGCTGAACAAATATGTTTCCTTATTGGAAGATCTTATCGTGTAAATGATAAAAAGCATATACAAGGCAGAGCACTTGAAGCAGCAAATAATTTTGTCGATATTATGAACCAATTGAATGAAAAGAAGCAGGTGCATAAGTAG
- a CDS encoding site-specific integrase, with amino-acid sequence MASLKWKQIVEDRVVYTCLKMGKMMQFKLMLPALEILEKYKRATSGEKRTLFFLS; translated from the coding sequence ATGGCAAGTCTTAAATGGAAGCAAATTGTGGAAGACCGGGTTGTATATACATGTCTAAAGATGGGTAAGATGATGCAGTTCAAACTGATGTTACCAGCACTGGAGATATTAGAAAAATATAAGCGAGCGACAAGTGGGGAAAAGAGGACTTTGTTTTTCCTATCTTAA
- the frr gene encoding ribosome recycling factor: protein MDEIQKQLDKSDQLMQKACTHTQIEFSKIRAGRAMPDMLDGISILYYNAMTPLNQVAAITTPDARTLVIKPWERKCIQEIEKAIVNSKLGLNPQNDGEVVRIIVPPLTEERRKDLVKQAKNEAEKGKISIRNIRKDIKETFKHLQKDGASEDTIKRAEEKLQNLTDKHIHNIDNLLTHKEAEILEV, encoded by the coding sequence ATGGATGAAATTCAAAAGCAGTTAGATAAATCCGATCAGCTGATGCAAAAAGCTTGTACGCATACGCAAATAGAATTTAGTAAAATTCGTGCTGGAAGGGCTATGCCAGATATGCTAGATGGTATTAGTATTTTATATTATAATGCTATGACCCCACTTAACCAAGTAGCAGCTATTACTACTCCAGATGCAAGAACACTAGTTATTAAGCCATGGGAGAGAAAATGTATTCAGGAAATTGAAAAGGCGATTGTTAATAGTAAGCTAGGACTTAATCCACAAAATGATGGAGAAGTGGTTAGGATTATTGTTCCTCCACTCACCGAAGAACGTAGAAAAGATCTGGTAAAACAAGCAAAAAACGAAGCAGAAAAAGGTAAGATTTCTATAAGGAATATTAGAAAAGATATTAAGGAAACATTCAAACATCTACAAAAAGATGGTGCTTCTGAGGATACTATCAAAAGAGCAGAAGAAAAACTGCAAAACTTGACTGATAAGCATATTCATAATATTGATAACCTCTTAACTCATAAAGAAGCAGAAATATTAGAAGTGTAG
- the fmt gene encoding methionyl-tRNA formyltransferase, whose amino-acid sequence MDYMSDVRIIFMGTPEFAVPSLDALVAYGYPIVAVVTAPDKPQGRGHKILPPPIKVAAEQYGIPVLQPTNLQSPSFLEILDSYEANLYVVVAFRMLPKLVWNKPSLGTINLHASLLPQYRGAAPINWAIMQGELTTGLTTFFIEEAIDTGNILLQDKEPIYEMDTAGTLSERLKYKGANLLLETVQAIASNNCKAVPQSNVVLHKAPKIYTEDCQINWHQSTAKVFNFIRGLSPYPGAWTILNNIHTKILLAHPLPIPTCSPGEFCSDNKNYLCIGTQDGAISVEQLQPAGKKLMDIQSFLRGHRLFS is encoded by the coding sequence ATGGACTATATGTCTGACGTACGAATTATATTTATGGGCACACCAGAATTTGCTGTGCCTAGCTTGGATGCCTTGGTAGCATATGGATATCCTATAGTAGCAGTAGTAACTGCACCAGATAAGCCGCAAGGGAGAGGCCATAAAATACTTCCCCCACCTATTAAAGTAGCTGCTGAACAGTATGGTATACCTGTTTTGCAGCCTACCAATTTACAGAGTCCTAGTTTTCTTGAAATTTTAGATAGTTATGAGGCTAATTTATATGTAGTGGTAGCTTTTAGGATGTTGCCTAAGTTAGTATGGAATAAACCATCTTTAGGGACTATTAATCTACATGCTTCCTTATTACCTCAATATAGAGGCGCAGCACCTATTAACTGGGCTATTATGCAGGGTGAGTTAACAACTGGCCTTACTACCTTTTTTATAGAAGAAGCCATTGATACTGGTAATATTCTATTACAAGACAAAGAGCCTATTTATGAAATGGATACAGCAGGTACCTTGTCAGAGCGTCTTAAATATAAAGGTGCTAATCTATTGTTAGAAACAGTACAAGCCATAGCATCTAATAATTGCAAAGCTGTTCCACAGTCAAATGTTGTACTACATAAGGCTCCTAAAATTTATACAGAAGATTGTCAAATAAATTGGCACCAATCCACTGCTAAAGTATTTAATTTTATAAGAGGCTTGTCTCCTTATCCAGGTGCATGGACTATTTTAAATAATATACATACCAAAATATTGTTGGCACATCCACTACCTATCCCTACCTGCTCTCCGGGTGAGTTCTGTTCTGATAACAAAAACTATTTATGTATTGGTACACAGGATGGCGCCATTTCAGTAGAACAGCTCCAACCTGCCGGGAAAAAGTTGATGGATATCCAATCTTTTTTAAGAGGACATAGACTTTTTAGCTAG
- a CDS encoding cell division ATP-binding protein FtsE, with protein sequence MYPIIHIKGLNIYQGDKLVLKNINFNIHRGEFIFLIGKTGSGKSSLLKTLYGELPCRFGKVQVAEFSLHTIIPAQLPFLRRKLGIIFQDFQLLTDRTVEENLAFVLKATGWKQKTDIKNRVAEVLMKVGLDWAGKKMPYQLSGGEQQRTAVARALLNDPVVLLADEPTGNLDPEVANEILNLFLEINKAGTAVLMATHNYDFLDKQHSRVLKCEDGYLLDTLPQANINLNIPNF encoded by the coding sequence TTGTATCCAATTATACATATAAAGGGCCTTAATATTTATCAAGGGGATAAGCTTGTTTTAAAAAATATCAATTTTAATATCCATAGAGGTGAATTTATATTTTTGATTGGTAAAACAGGTAGTGGAAAGTCTTCTTTGCTAAAAACCTTATATGGAGAGCTGCCTTGTAGATTTGGTAAAGTACAGGTTGCTGAATTTAGCCTACACACAATTATTCCAGCTCAGCTTCCCTTCTTGCGAAGAAAACTAGGTATTATATTCCAAGATTTTCAATTGTTGACCGATAGAACAGTAGAAGAAAACTTAGCTTTTGTATTAAAAGCTACAGGATGGAAGCAAAAGACAGATATAAAAAATAGAGTAGCAGAGGTGTTGATGAAAGTTGGGTTAGACTGGGCTGGAAAAAAGATGCCCTACCAACTATCAGGAGGTGAACAACAGCGTACAGCTGTTGCACGTGCTTTACTCAATGACCCTGTGGTATTACTGGCTGATGAGCCTACTGGCAACTTAGACCCAGAAGTAGCTAATGAGATTTTAAATTTGTTTTTAGAGATTAACAAAGCAGGTACAGCAGTGCTAATGGCTACGCATAATTATGATTTTCTGGACAAGCAGCATAGTAGAGTGCTTAAGTGCGAAGATGGATATTTATTAGATACCTTGCCCCAAGCTAATATAAATTTAAACATACCGAACTTTTAA
- the mazG gene encoding nucleoside triphosphate pyrophosphohydrolase, producing the protein MAIEENLNESLQAFSRLLKIIDDLRTKCPWDQQQTMSSLRPMTIEETFELSEAILSENMINIKEELGDLLLHILLYTRIATEDNSFTTSECINALCDKLIHRHPHIYQPHQTAVNTLDVNKNWQKVKLAEKGRNSILQGIPNSLPSLSKAMCIQDKASSAGFVWKTREEAWGKVKEEIQELEDEVRNSNEVDSVNTQIEDELGDVLSSLITYACFINVDPDRALEKANLKFIRRFQCVERQLKEDNKELSTLSIEEMVAYWKQAKAQLHAVAKEQIPS; encoded by the coding sequence ATGGCTATAGAAGAAAATTTAAATGAGTCTTTACAGGCTTTTAGTAGATTGTTAAAAATTATAGATGACTTAAGAACCAAGTGCCCTTGGGATCAGCAGCAGACCATGAGTAGTCTACGGCCTATGACTATTGAAGAGACTTTTGAACTTTCTGAAGCAATATTATCAGAAAATATGATAAATATTAAGGAAGAGCTGGGAGATTTATTACTGCATATACTTCTTTATACTCGAATTGCTACTGAAGATAACTCTTTTACTACAAGCGAATGCATTAATGCACTTTGCGACAAGCTTATACATCGCCATCCACATATCTACCAACCTCATCAAACAGCAGTGAATACACTTGATGTAAATAAAAACTGGCAAAAGGTAAAACTAGCAGAGAAAGGACGTAATTCTATCTTACAAGGTATTCCTAATTCATTACCAAGCTTAAGTAAAGCCATGTGTATACAAGATAAAGCTTCCTCGGCTGGGTTTGTTTGGAAAACCAGGGAAGAAGCATGGGGAAAGGTTAAAGAAGAAATACAAGAGTTAGAGGATGAAGTAAGGAATAGCAATGAGGTAGATTCTGTTAACACACAAATAGAAGATGAATTAGGCGATGTACTTTCTTCACTTATTACTTATGCATGTTTTATTAATGTAGATCCAGATAGGGCATTAGAAAAAGCTAACTTAAAGTTTATAAGACGTTTCCAATGTGTAGAACGCCAATTAAAGGAAGATAACAAGGAATTAAGCACTCTCTCAATAGAGGAGATGGTAGCTTATTGGAAGCAAGCCAAGGCTCAGTTACACGCTGTAGCTAAAGAGCAAATTCCTAGCTAG
- a CDS encoding DUF378 domain-containing protein, with translation MTTKKYIRIAAVILTIIGALNWGLVGLAKFDLVAYLFGSLTNASRIVYSLVGLSGVYILSSIKRFV, from the coding sequence ATGACAACAAAAAAGTATATCCGTATAGCTGCTGTAATTTTGACAATTATTGGTGCTTTAAATTGGGGCTTAGTAGGATTAGCAAAATTCGACTTGGTAGCTTATCTGTTTGGAAGTTTAACCAATGCTTCTCGAATTGTATACAGCTTGGTAGGTTTATCTGGCGTTTACATACTTAGTTCAATAAAAAGATTTGTATAG
- a CDS encoding zinc metallopeptidase, translating to MRIISIVIFLLSLLIHQILKWKLARYASMQLRSGLTGAEIAAKMLQYYGIRDVTISCTQGHLTDHYNPVNKTVNLSETVFYASNAGSAAVAAHECGHAVQHAKGYAFLKFRSAMVPLLSFTSRYMMWIILIGIFLARTTLLPLEIGIGLFAVTTLFTFITLPVEFDASRRALAWINQQNIVSSQEYTAAKNALWWAAMTYVMAALGSLAELLHLLSILNRRRD from the coding sequence ATGAGGATTATTAGTATTGTTATTTTCTTACTGAGCTTGTTAATACACCAAATCTTAAAATGGAAACTTGCTAGGTATGCTAGTATGCAATTAAGATCTGGCTTGACCGGTGCTGAAATAGCTGCTAAAATGTTGCAGTATTATGGAATAAGGGATGTGACGATTAGTTGTACACAAGGCCATTTAACAGATCATTATAATCCTGTTAATAAAACAGTGAATCTAAGCGAAACAGTATTTTATGCGAGTAATGCAGGATCTGCCGCCGTAGCTGCTCATGAATGTGGACATGCGGTTCAGCACGCCAAAGGCTACGCCTTTTTAAAATTTCGTTCTGCTATGGTACCATTATTGTCGTTTACTTCACGATACATGATGTGGATTATTTTAATAGGTATTTTTCTTGCTAGGACTACACTTCTACCTCTAGAGATTGGTATCGGCTTGTTTGCTGTAACAACGTTATTTACTTTTATAACTCTGCCAGTAGAATTTGACGCAAGTAGAAGGGCGTTGGCTTGGATAAATCAGCAAAATATAGTAAGTAGCCAGGAATATACTGCAGCTAAAAATGCATTGTGGTGGGCAGCAATGACCTATGTAATGGCCGCTTTAGGTTCTTTAGCAGAATTATTACATCTCCTATCTATTTTAAATAGAAGAAGAGATTAA
- a CDS encoding metallophosphoesterase family protein, whose translation MKIGLISDTHGWLDSKVFNYFESCDEIWHAGDIGNIEVTQQLEAFKPLRAVYGNIDGREIRIKYPGHQNFICEGLHVWITHIGGRPPTYTPDILKTFKQKLPDIFICGHSHILQVMHDKKHPPVLYLNPGAAGRYGFHQVRTILRFDIQQAKISNMQAIELGPRSYRITDSQL comes from the coding sequence ATGAAAATCGGATTAATTTCAGATACGCATGGTTGGTTAGATTCTAAAGTATTTAATTACTTTGAATCCTGTGACGAAATATGGCATGCAGGCGATATTGGCAATATAGAAGTTACACAACAGCTAGAAGCTTTCAAGCCTCTAAGAGCTGTATATGGTAATATTGATGGCAGAGAAATAAGGATTAAATATCCTGGACATCAAAATTTTATTTGTGAAGGATTGCATGTATGGATAACTCATATAGGTGGTAGGCCACCTACTTACACACCTGATATTTTAAAAACTTTTAAGCAAAAACTACCAGATATATTCATATGTGGACACTCCCATATTCTACAGGTTATGCACGACAAAAAGCATCCACCCGTTTTATACCTTAATCCTGGTGCTGCTGGCAGATATGGATTCCACCAAGTACGCACCATACTTCGTTTTGATATTCAACAGGCAAAGATAAGTAATATGCAAGCCATAGAGTTAGGTCCTAGAAGTTACCGCATAACAGACAGCCAACTGTAA
- a CDS encoding TatD family hydrolase, with translation MEFIDTHAHLYDEAYSEDRNQVISQSIQAGVTKILLPNIDTNSIEPMLALEEQHPTLCSAMIGIHPCYIKEDFQQQLYQIEYWLNKRSFIAIGEVGLDLYRDTTYQALQQEALSIQLNWAKQYHLPVVIHTRQAFKETIHLLEKHQDSNLRGVFHCFSGSLAEAEQIIALGFHLGIGGIITFKNAGLSELIAKIDLQHLVLETDSPYLAPVPYRGKRNEATYLPYIAASIALSKQVDIATVASVTTANAKKIFGIT, from the coding sequence ATGGAATTTATTGACACCCATGCACATCTGTATGATGAAGCATATTCAGAGGATAGAAATCAAGTTATTTCACAAAGTATACAAGCAGGTGTTACCAAAATACTTTTACCCAATATTGATACTAATAGTATAGAACCTATGTTGGCATTAGAAGAGCAACATCCAACATTGTGTTCAGCTATGATAGGAATTCATCCTTGCTATATCAAAGAAGACTTCCAACAGCAACTATATCAAATAGAATATTGGTTAAACAAACGATCTTTTATAGCCATAGGCGAAGTTGGACTAGATTTATATAGAGATACTACTTATCAAGCTCTACAACAAGAAGCTTTAAGCATACAATTAAACTGGGCTAAACAGTACCATCTACCCGTTGTAATTCATACTCGACAAGCTTTTAAGGAAACGATACACTTATTAGAAAAACACCAAGATAGCAATCTTAGAGGAGTATTTCATTGTTTTAGCGGTTCATTAGCTGAAGCAGAACAGATTATAGCACTAGGCTTTCATCTAGGCATAGGAGGCATTATCACCTTTAAAAATGCAGGATTATCAGAATTAATTGCAAAAATTGACTTACAGCATTTAGTACTAGAAACAGATAGCCCTTATTTAGCGCCTGTTCCGTACCGAGGAAAGAGAAATGAGGCTACCTACCTTCCATATATTGCTGCATCAATTGCACTTAGCAAGCAAGTAGATATAGCAACTGTAGCGTCTGTTACTACAGCCAATGCAAAAAAGATATTTGGAATAACATAA